From Pedobacter indicus, a single genomic window includes:
- a CDS encoding DUF6527 family protein yields MLCPCGCKNILHMNLMEEESPCWSYSINKKNIITIRPSVNRIVGCKSHFFVREGKVVWA; encoded by the coding sequence ATGCTGTGCCCTTGCGGATGCAAGAATATATTGCACATGAACTTGATGGAAGAAGAATCCCCCTGCTGGTCATATTCAATCAACAAAAAAAATATCATAACTATCCGCCCATCTGTAAATCGCATAGTGGGATGTAAAAGTCACTTTTTTGTTCGAGAGGGTAAGGTTGTATGGGCATAA
- a CDS encoding JAB domain-containing protein → MAISKNQISLYQVSEINLSYQPKFRANERPQISSSKDAFDVLYNNWDLGKIQMLEQFKIILLNRANKVIGIFQVSSGGISGTVADPKLIFAVALKACASSIVLSHNHPSGNLKPSPQDIELTKKITTAGNYLDIRVLDHIIITNDSYFSFADEGMI, encoded by the coding sequence ATGGCTATTTCAAAAAATCAAATTTCATTGTATCAGGTTTCAGAAATCAACCTAAGTTATCAACCAAAATTTAGAGCAAATGAAAGACCGCAGATATCAAGTTCAAAGGACGCATTTGATGTTCTTTATAACAATTGGGACTTGGGAAAAATTCAGATGCTTGAACAGTTCAAAATTATTTTACTGAATAGAGCTAATAAAGTGATCGGAATATTTCAGGTATCATCAGGTGGAATTTCAGGAACAGTAGCAGATCCCAAACTCATTTTTGCCGTTGCTTTGAAAGCATGTGCTAGCTCAATCGTGCTCAGTCACAATCACCCCTCTGGAAATCTAAAACCCAGTCCACAGGATATTGAGCTAACGAAGAAAATAACAACAGCTGGAAATTATTTGGATATACGAGTGTTAGATCATATTATCATTACTAATGACAGTTATTTCTCATTTGCAGATGAAGGGATGATCTAA
- the rhuM gene encoding virulence protein RhuM/Fic/DOC family protein, whose protein sequence is MATTSQIEIYEATDGSTQIEVQLEQGTVWLTQAQMAELFHKDVRTISEHIQNIYSSGELLSDSTIRNFRIVRQEGKRLVNRNIDHYNLDVIISVGYRVNSKRGTQFRIWANDVLKEYLVKGYAINEKRLAQKEQEVQILKNGIQILGRAIEEKAGENSWLSIFAKGLSLLDDYDHEQLDVEGLTQKEAVYPSLEEYQNLIYEMVVEFDSAVFGKEKDDSFQGSLNQIKKGFGEDDFYPSLEEKATMLLYLIVKNHSFVDGNKRIAAACFLKFLQQNNMLFNAQQKLIINNDTLASLTLFIASSKPEEMEIVKRLVISVLNRNK, encoded by the coding sequence ATGGCAACAACAAGTCAAATAGAAATTTATGAAGCGACTGATGGTTCTACTCAAATTGAAGTACAGTTAGAGCAAGGTACTGTTTGGCTTACACAGGCACAAATGGCAGAATTGTTTCATAAAGATGTTCGTACCATAAGTGAACACATACAAAATATCTATTCGTCAGGGGAGCTTTTGTCGGATTCAACTATCCGGAATTTCCGGATAGTTCGCCAAGAAGGTAAAAGGCTTGTTAATAGAAATATTGATCATTATAATTTAGATGTTATCATATCTGTAGGTTACCGAGTTAACTCAAAGCGAGGTACTCAATTCCGTATTTGGGCAAATGACGTTTTAAAAGAATACTTGGTCAAAGGCTATGCCATTAACGAAAAACGTTTAGCCCAGAAAGAACAAGAAGTACAGATTTTAAAAAATGGCATTCAAATATTAGGTAGAGCTATTGAGGAAAAAGCGGGAGAAAACTCATGGCTTAGTATTTTTGCCAAAGGATTAAGTTTACTGGATGATTACGACCATGAACAATTAGATGTGGAAGGATTAACCCAAAAAGAAGCAGTATATCCAAGTTTAGAAGAGTATCAGAACCTCATCTATGAAATGGTAGTTGAGTTTGATTCAGCAGTGTTTGGAAAAGAAAAAGATGATAGTTTTCAAGGTTCTTTAAATCAAATAAAAAAAGGCTTTGGAGAGGACGACTTTTATCCATCTTTGGAAGAAAAAGCAACTATGCTTTTATATTTAATCGTCAAAAACCATTCTTTTGTAGATGGTAATAAACGAATAGCAGCAGCTTGTTTTCTGAAGTTTTTGCAGCAAAATAATATGCTTTTTAATGCTCAGCAAAAACTTATAATCAATAACGACACGTTAGCTAGTTTAACGCTTTTTATCGCTTCAAGTAAACCGGAAGAGATGGAAATCGTAAAACGATTAGTGATTAGCGTGTTAAATAGAAATAAGTAG
- a CDS encoding site-specific integrase, whose product MKTQNCTFGVIFYLKKQKTSAQGKAPICARITVNGKRTEISVKRSVSASQWDVKKGMAKGSRQEAAELNRFLDRFKAKIIDTYQQMVLADSPIDGPGIRDRVMGTAQSGPTLVGLIEYHNKEQGNRLAFGTMKNYYTTQNYIKNFLKEKCSRTDIALSELNYTFIADFESYLRTYKPKDYHRPLNNNGVMKHIERLRKMVNMAVMVDWLPKDPFAKFRKRFDKVERECLTKGELDSLEKKQFRIERLQHVLDMFLFSCYTGLAYIDLSELTPDHIVTGIDGNLWISMSRAKTETRVRVPLLPKARALMEKYSDDPRAVSNGTVFPVITNQRMNGYLKEIAEICGISKDLTFHIARHTFATTVTLSNGVPIESVSKMLGHTSIRTTQIYAKVVETKLSEDMSRLQERLADTL is encoded by the coding sequence ATGAAAACACAGAATTGCACATTTGGAGTAATCTTTTACCTCAAAAAACAAAAGACATCGGCACAGGGTAAGGCACCTATTTGCGCCAGGATAACCGTAAACGGAAAACGTACGGAGATTTCGGTGAAACGCTCCGTTTCCGCCTCCCAATGGGATGTTAAAAAAGGAATGGCAAAAGGTAGCCGGCAGGAAGCAGCGGAACTCAACAGGTTTCTCGACCGTTTCAAGGCCAAGATCATCGACACCTATCAGCAGATGGTATTGGCCGATTCGCCGATCGATGGTCCGGGGATCCGAGATCGTGTCATGGGTACAGCCCAATCGGGACCGACGCTCGTGGGACTGATCGAATACCATAATAAGGAACAGGGGAACAGACTTGCTTTCGGCACGATGAAGAACTACTATACCACGCAAAACTATATCAAAAATTTCCTGAAAGAAAAGTGCAGCCGGACTGATATAGCCCTATCTGAACTGAATTATACATTTATTGCTGATTTCGAAAGCTACCTGCGCACCTATAAACCTAAAGATTACCATAGACCGTTGAATAATAATGGTGTCATGAAGCATATTGAACGGTTGCGAAAGATGGTGAACATGGCTGTTATGGTGGACTGGCTGCCAAAAGACCCTTTTGCCAAGTTCCGGAAACGTTTCGACAAGGTAGAACGGGAATGCCTTACTAAAGGGGAGCTTGATTCGCTTGAAAAGAAGCAGTTCAGGATCGAGCGTCTGCAACACGTACTGGACATGTTCCTTTTCAGCTGCTATACCGGATTGGCGTATATCGATCTTTCCGAACTTACACCTGATCACATTGTTACCGGAATTGACGGAAACCTCTGGATTTCCATGAGCCGGGCAAAAACAGAAACCCGTGTGCGGGTTCCGTTATTGCCAAAAGCGAGAGCCTTGATGGAAAAATACAGCGATGACCCGAGAGCGGTCAGCAACGGTACGGTATTTCCTGTTATTACCAATCAACGGATGAACGGTTACCTAAAAGAGATTGCAGAGATCTGCGGTATCAGCAAGGATCTGACGTTTCACATCGCCCGTCATACCTTTGCCACCACGGTTACCTTGAGTAACGGTGTGCCGATCGAAAGCGTCTCAAAAATGTTGGGACATACCAGCATCCGTACTACGCAGATCTATGCCAAAGTGGTGGAGACGAAATTGAGCGAGGACATGAGCAGATTGCAGGAACGATTGGCGGACACGTTGTAG
- a CDS encoding ATP-binding protein codes for MPEQQNIEYKESWRDEYLKWICGFANAQGGRIYIGIDDKGTVTGVGDYKKLMDDLPNKIVQQLGLVVDINLHREEDKHYVEIIVPQSTVPISYHGVHHYRSGSTKQELKGTALHNWLLKKSGKSWEDIPVAGATVDDLDKETIQSFLKKAISKDRIPPSAGEEDILLLMKRLNLLTKDGELTHAAILLFGKRPYALSPTTSFKIGRFGKSSSDLLFQDVIETNLLTMIEKVMEKLKDRYLIRPISYKGLERMEPLEYPESALREAVLNAIIHKDYSSTWVFLRVYDDRLHLWNPGTLPEELTVEELKQEHSSYPRNRNIAGVFFKAGYVEAWGRGTNDIIEACKQAGLPEPTIEENQGGLSVVFLKDIYTEEYLRKLDIKDRQVKAILYIKEHGSITNRLYQEITNISKPGATLDLQDLVGKGLINKTGTTGRGTHYTLDRNIKG; via the coding sequence ATGCCGGAACAACAAAATATAGAATACAAAGAGTCATGGCGTGACGAATACCTGAAATGGATATGTGGTTTTGCCAATGCGCAAGGAGGTCGTATCTACATTGGTATTGATGATAAAGGAACGGTCACTGGGGTAGGTGACTACAAAAAACTCATGGATGACTTACCAAATAAGATCGTTCAGCAATTGGGGTTGGTGGTGGACATCAACCTTCATAGGGAGGAAGATAAGCATTATGTGGAGATCATCGTGCCGCAGAGCACGGTACCCATTTCCTATCACGGTGTACACCATTACCGTAGTGGGAGTACTAAACAGGAGCTGAAAGGAACGGCATTGCATAATTGGTTATTGAAAAAAAGTGGAAAAAGTTGGGAAGATATTCCCGTCGCTGGTGCTACAGTCGATGATCTGGATAAGGAAACCATACAGTCATTCCTAAAGAAGGCCATCAGTAAAGATCGTATCCCTCCATCAGCTGGTGAAGAAGATATTCTGTTGCTTATGAAACGTTTGAACCTGCTCACAAAGGACGGCGAGTTGACCCATGCTGCCATATTGCTTTTTGGGAAACGGCCTTATGCTCTTTCCCCGACGACCAGTTTTAAGATCGGGAGATTTGGCAAAAGTTCCAGCGACCTGCTGTTTCAGGATGTCATCGAGACCAATCTGCTGACCATGATCGAAAAGGTTATGGAGAAATTAAAAGACCGTTACCTTATCCGACCGATTTCCTATAAAGGTTTAGAACGGATGGAACCATTGGAATACCCCGAGTCTGCTTTGCGTGAGGCTGTATTGAACGCGATCATCCATAAAGATTATTCGAGTACATGGGTCTTTCTTCGTGTTTACGATGACCGCCTTCATTTATGGAACCCAGGCACTTTACCGGAAGAACTGACCGTTGAAGAATTGAAACAAGAGCATTCCTCTTATCCTCGGAACAGGAATATTGCCGGTGTATTTTTCAAGGCTGGATATGTTGAAGCTTGGGGACGTGGAACCAATGATATCATTGAGGCCTGTAAACAAGCTGGACTACCTGAGCCTACTATTGAGGAAAATCAAGGAGGCCTTAGCGTTGTGTTCTTAAAGGATATCTATACAGAGGAGTATTTGCGCAAACTGGATATAAAAGATAGGCAGGTTAAGGCGATCTTGTACATTAAGGAGCATGGTAGTATTACCAATCGTTTGTATCAGGAAATTACGAATATAAGCAAACCGGGAGCAACACTCGACTTGCAAGATCTTGTAGGCAAAGGGCTAATAAATAAGACAGGCACTACAGGAAGAGGCACTCACTACACCCTTGATAGGAATATAAAGGGCTAA
- a CDS encoding helix-turn-helix domain-containing protein, with the protein MNVELITRADLDQFKKDLLEEIRKHNPHPRKHGDEPRTWLKSYEVRKMLGISAGTLQNLRINETLPFTKIGGLMYYRYEDIQKLMEGGSDES; encoded by the coding sequence ATGAATGTTGAGCTTATTACAAGAGCAGATCTTGACCAATTCAAAAAAGATCTGTTGGAGGAAATCAGGAAACACAATCCACATCCAAGAAAGCATGGCGATGAACCAAGGACATGGCTGAAAAGTTATGAAGTGCGGAAAATGCTTGGTATCTCTGCCGGTACGTTGCAGAACCTACGGATAAATGAGACCCTGCCCTTTACCAAGATCGGCGGTCTGATGTATTACCGGTATGAGGATATCCAAAAATTGATGGAAGGGGGAAGCGATGAATCTTGA
- a CDS encoding plasmid mobilization protein — translation MTPTERLAIVSKANDAGMPMSEWFRCAAKVAVIRQRLSKEETKHLRTLSGMANNLNQLTKLAHTNGLVSLMADLRRLLTTVEELMERIGRDDR, via the coding sequence ATGACCCCGACCGAGCGATTGGCAATTGTAAGCAAAGCTAATGATGCTGGAATGCCGATGAGCGAATGGTTTCGCTGTGCCGCCAAAGTTGCTGTGATAAGACAGAGGCTTTCAAAAGAGGAAACTAAACACCTACGGACTCTGTCCGGTATGGCCAATAACCTCAACCAATTGACCAAACTGGCACACACGAACGGACTTGTATCGCTGATGGCGGATCTGCGCAGGTTATTGACGACGGTGGAAGAACTTATGGAAAGGATCGGAAGGGATGATCGCTAA
- a CDS encoding relaxase/mobilization nuclease domain-containing protein, with amino-acid sequence MIAKVITGKSFGGCVRYLLEREQSIVLDSSGVRDYDIKAIIADLNAQRKLRPQLSNAVGHTALSWSNEDRDKLTVEKMVEHAKEYMNKMGIKDTQYLTVLHTDKQHPHLHIVYNRVDNNGKTLDNFNHWHKSRKICREMTERYGYHFGKGKAQVNRQALRGNARIRYAIHDALKSTLAKAKSWKQVETSLREKDINIHYKYRSGTKDVQGVSFEKDGVKFKGSAIDRKFSYNGIDRQLKENNRLEMQLAPTPKRDFLAKQIREVLGVNTGQQHHHDASHGSGLLDILLQPEYTAPEPDSLDDAEKRRRKRKKRKNTQSRGISR; translated from the coding sequence ATGATCGCTAAGGTAATCACAGGGAAAAGCTTTGGTGGTTGTGTCCGTTACCTCTTAGAACGGGAGCAGTCCATCGTACTGGATTCATCCGGCGTAAGGGATTATGACATCAAAGCCATCATTGCTGATCTGAATGCTCAGCGAAAACTCCGCCCACAGCTTAGCAATGCCGTCGGACATACTGCACTCAGTTGGAGTAATGAGGACCGAGATAAATTGACCGTCGAAAAGATGGTTGAGCACGCAAAGGAGTATATGAATAAAATGGGCATCAAGGATACGCAATACCTGACGGTGCTGCACACGGACAAACAACACCCCCACCTGCATATTGTATACAACCGTGTTGACAACAACGGCAAAACCCTTGACAACTTCAACCATTGGCACAAGAGCAGAAAGATATGCCGGGAAATGACCGAGCGGTACGGCTACCATTTCGGTAAAGGCAAGGCACAGGTAAACCGGCAGGCTTTACGCGGTAATGCTCGAATACGCTATGCCATACACGATGCATTGAAATCCACGTTGGCAAAGGCCAAATCCTGGAAACAGGTGGAAACTTCGCTAAGGGAAAAAGACATCAACATCCACTACAAATATCGTAGCGGAACAAAGGATGTGCAGGGTGTTTCCTTTGAAAAGGATGGGGTGAAATTCAAAGGTTCGGCAATTGACCGCAAATTCAGCTACAACGGAATCGACCGGCAGTTAAAAGAAAACAATCGCTTGGAAATGCAGTTGGCTCCAACACCTAAAAGAGATTTTCTTGCCAAACAGATCAGGGAGGTACTGGGTGTGAACACGGGACAGCAGCACCACCACGATGCATCACATGGTTCCGGTCTCCTCGATATTCTGCTCCAACCAGAATATACCGCACCGGAACCTGATTCTTTGGATGATGCAGAAAAGCGTCGACGGAAAAGGAAAAAACGGAAAAACACACAGTCACGGGGTATCAGTAGATAA
- a CDS encoding polysaccharide pyruvyl transferase family protein, translating into MKVLSRNKGLKTVSIGKKFDWADLNIISPSPFSWMGYVKNADFIFTCMYHGLLFSIKFNKQFAMFLIPERENKCLDFLKRIDLTSRVVRKVEDMNIVFGSQIDYSPINDFLKRERKISVSFLLSSLDSGQNIH; encoded by the coding sequence ATGAAGGTGTTGAGCAGGAATAAGGGATTGAAAACAGTATCTATTGGTAAGAAATTCGATTGGGCGGACCTAAATATTATTTCTCCTTCACCATTCAGTTGGATGGGCTATGTGAAGAATGCTGATTTCATTTTTACCTGTATGTATCACGGTTTGCTGTTTTCAATTAAGTTCAATAAGCAATTTGCTATGTTTTTAATTCCTGAACGAGAAAACAAGTGTCTTGACTTTCTCAAACGTATTGATTTGACTTCTAGGGTAGTTCGAAAAGTTGAAGACATGAACATAGTATTTGGTTCCCAAATAGATTATTCACCGATAAATGATTTTCTTAAAAGAGAGAGGAAGATTTCCGTCTCCTTTTTACTGAGCAGCCTTGATTCGGGTCAGAATATCCACTAA
- a CDS encoding exo-beta-N-acetylmuramidase NamZ family protein, whose product MKKNKFAFFLFAFLLLSNAAISQIRTGADRTSEYLSYLKGKSIGMVVNPTSRIGDRSSVDSLVSLGVNIVKVFGPEHGFRGDVGAGVKVADAIDPSTGVKIVSLYGKTNKPTKEMLADVDLMIFDIQDIGVRYFTYIATMHRVMEACAENDVELLILDRPNPNGYFVDGPILDMAFKSGIGMHPVPIVHGMTVGEYAQMINGEGWLANGIKCKIKIIPVLNYSHDMEYVPPVDMSPNINTYQAVLLYPSTCLFEGTVLSEGRGTKFPFTVIGSPALKGIYDFSFTPVSIKEMSATPIFMGQECFGLDLRQVDLKKLREAKKIDLSWLIEMYNNYPDKKIFFDSKQSKEIVVFEKLAGGDVLREQIVAGLTEDEIRKSWEPGLEEYKKMRSKYLIYP is encoded by the coding sequence ATGAAAAAAAATAAATTTGCTTTCTTTCTTTTTGCGTTCCTGCTACTTTCTAATGCTGCTATTTCACAAATACGCACAGGCGCTGATCGGACCTCTGAATATTTAAGCTATCTTAAAGGTAAAAGTATTGGTATGGTGGTTAATCCTACTTCAAGGATAGGAGACAGGTCAAGTGTGGATAGTCTTGTTTCACTTGGTGTTAACATTGTGAAGGTATTTGGACCTGAGCATGGATTCCGTGGAGATGTTGGTGCCGGCGTGAAAGTTGCTGATGCTATCGACCCGTCCACTGGTGTTAAAATCGTTTCATTGTATGGAAAGACAAATAAGCCTACAAAAGAGATGTTGGCTGATGTCGATTTAATGATTTTTGATATACAGGATATCGGAGTACGGTACTTCACTTATATCGCAACGATGCATCGGGTTATGGAAGCTTGTGCTGAGAACGATGTAGAGCTTTTAATTCTTGACAGGCCAAACCCGAATGGTTATTTTGTGGATGGACCTATATTAGATATGGCTTTTAAATCAGGTATCGGAATGCATCCTGTTCCAATTGTGCATGGGATGACAGTTGGGGAATATGCTCAAATGATCAATGGAGAAGGTTGGTTGGCGAATGGCATTAAGTGCAAAATAAAAATTATTCCAGTTTTGAACTACAGTCATGATATGGAATACGTTCCACCAGTGGACATGTCCCCGAATATAAATACCTATCAGGCCGTTCTGCTGTATCCGTCAACTTGCTTATTTGAAGGAACGGTGCTTAGTGAAGGGCGCGGCACCAAATTTCCTTTTACCGTCATCGGTAGTCCGGCATTGAAGGGAATCTATGACTTTTCATTTACGCCGGTAAGTATTAAAGAAATGAGTGCAACTCCAATTTTTATGGGACAGGAGTGCTTTGGTCTAGATCTGAGACAGGTGGATTTGAAAAAGTTAAGAGAAGCTAAGAAAATAGACCTTTCCTGGTTGATAGAAATGTATAACAATTATCCTGATAAGAAGATTTTTTTTGATTCCAAGCAGAGTAAAGAAATCGTTGTATTTGAGAAGTTGGCAGGTGGAGACGTATTGAGGGAACAGATTGTTGCTGGACTTACTGAGGATGAAATTCGTAAAAGTTGGGAACCCGGTCTGGAAGAGTATAAGAAAATGAGAAGTAAGTATCTGATTTATCCTTAG
- a CDS encoding TonB-dependent receptor has product MASSITFRFLLFGAVFFMFSSLFAQNIVKNISGKVVDDEMEPIPLATVMLHDIDQKVVLSAVTDSVGKFSFRYEAPGRYSIKVKYLGYEDYQSPFFVLDDVNFNTISLSILENSLKEVEIKAKAKILEINGGTITYNVANTIGGQDVSALEALKRAPGVYVENENSITLNGKSGVQILLDGRQTFLSGTELTDLLKSLSSNNLQSIEIINSPTAKFDATGSAGIINIKTKKNQTKGVSGTITSGVAYGVSPKQNQNFTFGYRINKINLFGNYSHTLGNYNYLYGTNREQNGKSYDSHTDDIDKRQKMSSQVGMDYFINDKNTIGLMVNGNFIFGGGITDTKTDIRTLPSSVIDESLEAVNDYYGQGTSRYNFNLNYKYEDTLGHVLNIDADYGFFDKWNKNLQSNIYRDNQETLISQSLYRTLNGIDINLKGVKIDYSANLWQGKFESGIKYSVVNSVNDSRFYHVDKGLDSLDNQRSNSFQFNERISSAYVDYKQTVQNWSFQAGLRMEISDSKGLLFYRENDMELDNTIKRNFTNLFPFFAVTVKPKENHNVSFSYGRRIERPAYQDLNPFVYLLDELSFWQGNPFLNPELTQRLTLLYSFKNSTVVSLNFAYTDEFNARVTDTVDIEKIVMISRNVGTQKHWSLSLTQNLTPKPWWDITFNGLLYYIQNNVSFDQYRNLDLQQLAGRVTLQQSFQLPFKMKAEVSASYNSNRLSGANNFSRAVSQVDLGLQKTFIKDKATLRFAVNDIYKGNKSRYTQSFPGFVSTSYGYYESRQVRLSFTYRFSSGASKTQRTRDSALENESGRIK; this is encoded by the coding sequence ATGGCGTCATCTATTACGTTTCGATTTTTATTATTTGGGGCAGTTTTCTTTATGTTCTCAAGTCTTTTTGCTCAGAACATTGTCAAAAATATTTCTGGGAAAGTTGTGGATGATGAAATGGAACCTATCCCTTTGGCGACGGTCATGCTGCATGATATTGATCAAAAGGTGGTTCTCAGCGCTGTCACAGATAGTGTCGGCAAATTCAGTTTTCGGTATGAGGCACCAGGTAGATATTCAATAAAAGTAAAATACCTAGGATACGAAGATTATCAATCTCCTTTTTTTGTATTAGATGATGTCAATTTTAACACCATCAGTCTTTCAATTTTAGAAAATAGTCTCAAAGAGGTAGAGATCAAAGCAAAAGCAAAAATTCTAGAAATTAACGGAGGAACCATTACCTATAATGTTGCCAACACAATTGGAGGACAGGATGTGTCAGCTTTGGAGGCTTTGAAGCGAGCACCGGGGGTATACGTTGAAAATGAAAATAGCATTACCCTAAATGGCAAAAGTGGCGTACAGATTTTATTGGATGGAAGGCAAACTTTTCTCTCCGGCACAGAGCTCACCGATCTCCTGAAGTCACTTTCTTCCAACAATCTCCAGTCAATAGAGATAATTAATAGCCCAACGGCTAAATTTGATGCAACCGGTTCTGCTGGTATAATAAATATCAAAACAAAAAAGAATCAGACAAAGGGCGTCAGTGGAACCATTACCAGCGGGGTCGCTTATGGTGTCAGTCCAAAGCAGAATCAGAATTTTACTTTTGGTTACCGGATTAACAAGATAAACCTATTCGGTAACTACAGCCATACACTTGGCAATTACAATTATCTGTATGGAACCAACCGTGAACAGAATGGAAAATCCTATGACAGCCATACTGATGATATAGACAAACGCCAAAAAATGTCTAGCCAGGTAGGAATGGATTATTTTATTAATGATAAAAACACCATCGGTCTTATGGTAAATGGCAATTTTATTTTTGGGGGCGGTATTACTGATACCAAAACCGATATTAGAACCTTGCCTTCATCTGTGATTGATGAGTCTCTGGAGGCAGTAAATGACTATTATGGACAGGGTACCAGTCGTTACAACTTTAATTTGAATTACAAATATGAAGATACTCTTGGGCATGTTTTGAATATAGATGCTGATTACGGTTTTTTTGATAAATGGAATAAGAATCTTCAATCGAATATCTATAGAGATAATCAAGAAACACTTATTAGCCAGAGTCTGTACCGCACACTCAATGGGATAGATATCAACTTAAAAGGAGTGAAGATCGACTATTCAGCGAATCTATGGCAGGGAAAATTCGAATCGGGCATAAAGTATTCGGTCGTTAACTCTGTGAATGATTCCCGGTTTTATCATGTTGATAAGGGATTGGATAGTCTTGACAATCAGCGTTCAAATAGTTTTCAATTTAATGAACGCATATCGAGTGCCTATGTGGACTATAAACAGACAGTACAAAACTGGTCCTTTCAAGCAGGATTACGGATGGAAATATCCGATTCTAAAGGTCTTCTTTTTTATAGGGAAAATGATATGGAACTGGATAACACGATTAAACGGAATTTTACCAACCTGTTTCCTTTTTTTGCAGTCACCGTAAAGCCCAAGGAGAACCATAATGTTTCTTTTTCTTATGGTAGACGGATTGAAAGACCAGCCTATCAGGATTTGAACCCTTTTGTCTACCTCCTTGATGAATTGTCCTTTTGGCAAGGTAACCCCTTCTTAAATCCGGAGTTGACACAGCGTTTGACCTTGCTGTATTCGTTTAAAAATTCCACGGTAGTGTCTCTGAATTTCGCTTATACAGATGAGTTCAACGCTAGGGTTACAGACACTGTAGATATAGAAAAAATTGTAATGATAAGCAGGAATGTAGGAACTCAAAAACACTGGTCTTTGTCATTGACACAAAATCTTACGCCAAAGCCATGGTGGGATATTACTTTCAACGGCTTGCTTTATTACATTCAAAATAATGTTTCGTTTGATCAGTACAGGAATCTCGATCTGCAACAATTGGCAGGGCGAGTAACCTTGCAGCAGTCATTTCAACTGCCATTTAAGATGAAAGCTGAGGTGTCTGCCAGTTATAATTCCAACAGGTTGAGCGGAGCAAATAATTTTAGCAGAGCAGTCAGTCAGGTGGATCTTGGTCTTCAAAAGACTTTTATTAAGGATAAGGCAACACTAAGATTTGCAGTCAATGATATCTACAAAGGCAATAAGAGCAGATATACCCAAAGCTTTCCTGGCTTTGTCTCGACAAGCTATGGGTACTATGAATCAAGACAGGTCAGGCTTAGTTTTACTTATCGATTCAGCAGTGGTGCCTCGAAAACTCAGCGCACTAGAGATTCAGCCCTCGAGAATGAAAGTGGTAGAATAAAATAA
- a CDS encoding sugar-binding protein, translated as MVNSGPLSTIQSSFKDFNKGYIYECKIPWKVLGITPKAGTQFGLELNVIDNDDEAFMPGAMARKKSLLTWADQTRRNPLTDKSVYGRVTLQ; from the coding sequence TTGGTTAATAGTGGGCCACTTTCTACGATCCAGTCTTCTTTTAAGGATTTTAATAAAGGCTACATATATGAATGTAAGATACCTTGGAAAGTTCTTGGGATCACGCCCAAGGCAGGAACCCAATTTGGGCTTGAGCTGAATGTGATAGATAATGATGATGAAGCATTTATGCCTGGGGCTATGGCTCGAAAAAAGAGCCTACTGACATGGGCAGATCAGACGCGCAGAAATCCACTGACAGACAAATCAGTATATGGCAGGGTTACCCTCCAATAA